CCCACAGCTGAAACCTTGGCACAATTCTCTTTCATTTCCGGCTGAAAACCAAGCACCTCTAAAATCTCAATCGCTTTTGCCGTCAGTTCGGATGGAACAGTATACGCCACGCCGGTTGGGGAAATATTAATAAAGTCTACAGAAATACCCGCTTCTGCCATTGCCTTAAATACTTCGGACTGCATGCGATAAGCCGACTCTTTCGTCTGCACTTTAATTTGCGTTACGTTCGCAATATGAGCAATCCCTGTAATCATCCGCTCGGAAATATCCGCACTTTCCTCTTCAACCCGCGAAGAAGTCACAAGCGTTCCCATTCGTTCGGAATAGGTGGAGCGGATTCGCATCGGGATTTTTCCCTGCATTGCTATTTCTACAGCACGGGGATGAATCACTTTAGCCCCTTGATAAGCAAGATTACAAATTTCCGTATATGTCACGACATCCAGCGGACGTGCGTTTTTGACAACGCGTGGATCTGCTGTCATAATCCCTTCCACATCTGTAAAAATTTCAATACGTTCAGCTTCTAAAGCAACGCCTAAAGCTGCTGCAGATGTATCACTGCCGCCTCTGCCAATCGTTGTTATTTCTCCGGACTCACTTTGTCCCTGGAAACCTGCAACAACAACAACATCATGTGTTTCTAATTCTTGTAAAACGCGTGCCGGATTCACCTTTTTAATTTTTGCCCGGTTAAAATCCTCACTCGTCACAAAACCGGCTTGCGCACCGGTCAAAGCCGTTGCAGAGACATGATTTTTTTGCAATTCATTGGATAGAACAACCGATGAAATCACTTCACCGCATGACATCAGCAAATCCAGCTCGCGATTGTCGTTTTTATTTGCCGGAAAGTCAACCAGGTTTAGTAAACTGTCCGTTGCATAAGGATCCGGCTTTCTCCCTAATGCGGAAACAACAACAACTAACTTATATTCTTGAACAAGTGCATCTTTAATATGACGAATAACATGTTCCCGATTGGTTTCTGATTGTACAGAAGTTCCTCCGAATTTTTGAACTAATACTTGCAATATGAACACCTCAACACGATCCAAGAAGTTAAACTCTGGATGCCTATTAGATTGATTACCTCATAAAAGACTGGAAAAACTTATTTTTTCAACCAGTCGCGTTCCACTAAAGTTTGTGCGATTTGCACAGTATTCCAGGCTGCGCCTTTTAATAGATTATCAGATACGACCCATAAGTGGAAGCCTTTTGGATTGTCTAAATCTTTTCTGATACGTCCTACGAAAACTTCTTCTTTGCCTTGAGCAGATTGCGGTGTCGGATAGTCCTGTTCCTGCGGATTATCCTGCAATACTACACCATCAGCTTCTTTTAACGTCTTCCAAAAGTCTCCTACATTCAAGCCTTCCTGCTCTACTTCAATATAAACACTCTCTGCATGGGAAACAGCAAATGGAAGTCGCACACAGGTTGCCGCTACATTTAATGCTTCATCATGCATGATTTTTTTCGTTTCGTTAATCATTTTCATCTCTTCAAAAGTAAAACCGTTATCTTCAAAAACGTCGATTTGCGGCAAAGCGTTAAAAGCGATTGGAAAGTGGTTTTTATCCCCTTTAACCGGTAAAATCTCAGCTTTTACTTCATTGCCTTCCAAATAATCTCTGGACTGTTCATATAACTCATCCACCGCTGCGTTTCCGGCTCCAGATACAGCCTGATAGGTAGAAACAATAATTTTACCCATTCCAAATGCATCTTTTAACGGTTTTAACGCCGCAACCATCTGGATGGTAGAACAGTTCGGGTTGGCTATGATCCCCTGATGTTTGGCGATATCTTCCGGATTTACTTCCGGTACAACAAGTGGTACATCTTTATCCATACGGTAAGCACTTGTATTATCAACGACGACTGCTCCTCTTTTAACCGCTTCAGGAGCCAATTTTTTAGAAATAGATCCGCCCGCAGAAAATAGTGCAATGTCTACACCTGTAAATGATTCCGGTGCTGCTTCTTCGACAATTATTTTTTCTCCGCGAAAGGTTTCTTCTTTTCCTGCCGAACGAGCCGAAGATAATAATTTCAGTTGTTTTACCGGAAAGTTTTTATCTTCTAGTATTTGTTTAATTT
The nucleotide sequence above comes from Oceanobacillus timonensis. Encoded proteins:
- the dapG gene encoding aspartate kinase; this translates as MQVLVQKFGGTSVQSETNREHVIRHIKDALVQEYKLVVVVSALGRKPDPYATDSLLNLVDFPANKNDNRELDLLMSCGEVISSVVLSNELQKNHVSATALTGAQAGFVTSEDFNRAKIKKVNPARVLQELETHDVVVVAGFQGQSESGEITTIGRGGSDTSAAALGVALEAERIEIFTDVEGIMTADPRVVKNARPLDVVTYTEICNLAYQGAKVIHPRAVEIAMQGKIPMRIRSTYSERMGTLVTSSRVEEESADISERMITGIAHIANVTQIKVQTKESAYRMQSEVFKAMAEAGISVDFINISPTGVAYTVPSELTAKAIEILEVLGFQPEMKENCAKVSAVGAGMTGVPGVASKIVKALTDVGVQILQSADSHTTIWVLVHDHELVTAVNALHEVFGLSKQEVPL
- a CDS encoding aspartate-semialdehyde dehydrogenase, yielding MAEQQTYNVAIVGATGAVGQKIKQILEDKNFPVKQLKLLSSARSAGKEETFRGEKIIVEEAAPESFTGVDIALFSAGGSISKKLAPEAVKRGAVVVDNTSAYRMDKDVPLVVPEVNPEDIAKHQGIIANPNCSTIQMVAALKPLKDAFGMGKIIVSTYQAVSGAGNAAVDELYEQSRDYLEGNEVKAEILPVKGDKNHFPIAFNALPQIDVFEDNGFTFEEMKMINETKKIMHDEALNVAATCVRLPFAVSHAESVYIEVEQEGLNVGDFWKTLKEADGVVLQDNPQEQDYPTPQSAQGKEEVFVGRIRKDLDNPKGFHLWVVSDNLLKGAAWNTVQIAQTLVERDWLKK